A single genomic interval of Xylanivirga thermophila harbors:
- the fbaA gene encoding class II fructose-bisphosphate aldolase: MPVVDYEKYCKMLDNAYKNHYAYPAINVSSLETANAALRGFAEAKSDGIIQVSVGGGAHASGSCVKDSALGAISLAEHIHRMAEQYNVGIALHTDHCKPEKLDSFVYPLIAETEKRRAKGEKNLFNSHMFDGSELSVSKNVEVSTKLLELCAKNQIILEVEAGVVGGEEDGMNNEGVSKDKLYTTPEDMLEFYRALSKIESGRFMLAATFGNVHGVYKPGNVKLKPIILKEGQDALKAEYGDDAHYYLVFHGGSGSSKEEIEETLEYGVIKMNIDTDTQYAFTRPIVDHMFKNYDGVLKIEGEVGNKKVYDPRSYLKAGEIGMAERIKEACNVLRSTGKTIFG, encoded by the coding sequence ATGCCAGTTGTAGATTATGAAAAATATTGTAAGATGTTAGATAATGCATATAAAAATCACTATGCTTATCCGGCAATTAATGTATCATCATTGGAGACAGCAAATGCTGCTTTGAGGGGATTTGCAGAGGCAAAATCCGATGGTATTATCCAAGTATCCGTTGGAGGAGGCGCACATGCTTCCGGTTCTTGTGTAAAGGATAGCGCTTTAGGGGCCATTTCATTGGCTGAACATATCCATAGAATGGCAGAACAATATAATGTAGGTATTGCATTACATACTGACCATTGCAAACCTGAAAAATTGGATTCATTTGTATATCCATTGATAGCAGAAACCGAAAAGAGAAGGGCTAAAGGTGAAAAGAACCTATTTAATAGTCATATGTTTGATGGTTCTGAACTATCTGTAAGCAAAAATGTAGAAGTATCTACAAAATTATTAGAGCTTTGTGCAAAGAATCAAATTATATTAGAGGTAGAAGCAGGGGTAGTAGGTGGAGAAGAAGATGGTATGAATAATGAAGGCGTGTCAAAAGACAAGCTGTACACCACTCCGGAAGATATGCTTGAGTTTTATAGGGCACTTAGTAAAATCGAAAGTGGAAGATTTATGCTGGCTGCTACCTTTGGTAATGTTCATGGCGTGTACAAGCCTGGTAATGTAAAATTAAAACCAATAATACTAAAGGAAGGCCAGGATGCTCTAAAGGCAGAATATGGGGATGATGCCCACTATTATTTGGTATTCCATGGCGGTTCCGGTTCTAGCAAGGAAGAAATAGAAGAGACCCTTGAGTATGGTGTAATCAAGATGAACATAGATACGGATACCCAGTATGCATTTACAAGGCCTATAGTAGATCATATGTTTAAAAACTATGATGGGGTTTTGAAGATAGAAGGAGAAGTAGGTAACAAGAAAGTATATGATCCTAGATCATATTTGAAGGCTGGAGAGATTGGTATGGCAGAACGGATCAAGGAAGCTTGTAATGTATTGAGGTCAACCGGTAAGACCATCTTTGGTTGA
- a CDS encoding Ldh family oxidoreductase yields the protein MVLDKDIVWVNFDKMEKFMVDVFKGIGVPEEDAKICADILITADKHGIDSHGVSRLKPIYYDRIKLGIQNPVTEFEVVREGPTTAVVDGHNGMGHVIGKKSMELAIEKAKKYGMGMVAVRNSTHYGIAGYYSLMAVKEGMIGITGTNARPSIAPTFGVENMLGTNPLTFGMPSDEEFPFVLDCSTAVAQRGKVELYARANKELPEGWVIGQDGKSKTDPNQVLKDLVAGTAALVPLGGIGEETSGYKGYGYATVVEILSAALQGGKFLKDLTGFDEEGNRAPYRLGHFFIAIDVSAFTSLESFKKTTGEILRALRNSKKAPGCDRIYTAWEKEYLTWLDRKDKGVPINKSIAKEILKVKEELKLDDYTFGFEDKWNE from the coding sequence ATGGTATTGGATAAGGACATAGTATGGGTGAATTTTGATAAAATGGAAAAGTTTATGGTGGATGTTTTTAAGGGAATAGGTGTGCCTGAGGAAGATGCAAAAATATGTGCTGACATTTTAATTACGGCAGATAAACATGGTATAGACTCACATGGTGTGAGCAGATTAAAACCCATATACTATGATAGGATAAAGCTAGGCATACAAAATCCAGTTACCGAGTTTGAAGTAGTACGGGAGGGTCCTACAACAGCTGTGGTAGACGGACATAATGGCATGGGTCATGTAATAGGCAAAAAATCTATGGAGCTTGCCATAGAAAAGGCTAAAAAATATGGTATGGGAATGGTTGCAGTAAGAAATTCTACACACTATGGGATAGCAGGATATTATTCTCTCATGGCAGTAAAAGAGGGAATGATAGGTATAACAGGGACCAACGCCCGCCCTTCCATTGCTCCTACCTTTGGAGTGGAAAATATGCTAGGCACCAATCCACTGACATTTGGCATGCCCTCGGATGAAGAATTTCCATTTGTTTTGGATTGTTCCACAGCAGTAGCCCAAAGGGGGAAAGTAGAATTATATGCAAGGGCCAATAAAGAATTGCCAGAGGGTTGGGTAATTGGACAGGACGGGAAGAGTAAAACTGACCCCAATCAGGTACTTAAGGATCTTGTGGCAGGTACTGCTGCGTTGGTACCATTAGGTGGTATAGGTGAAGAGACATCGGGCTATAAGGGATATGGATATGCGACTGTAGTGGAAATATTATCAGCTGCATTGCAGGGTGGAAAGTTTCTAAAAGATTTGACAGGTTTTGATGAAGAGGGCAATAGGGCGCCCTATAGATTGGGACATTTCTTTATAGCAATAGATGTAAGTGCATTTACTTCGTTGGAGAGTTTCAAAAAAACAACAGGTGAAATATTAAGGGCTCTACGTAATTCTAAAAAAGCACCAGGCTGTGATAGAATCTATACTGCATGGGAAAAGGAGTATTTGACGTGGTTAGACAGAAAAGACAAAGGTGTGCCTATTAATAAGTCCATTGCAAAGGAGATTCTAAAGGTTAAAGAAGAGCTTAAGTTAGATGATTATACATTTGGTTTTGAAGATAAGTGGAATGAATGA
- a CDS encoding peroxiredoxin, with amino-acid sequence MEDVKRMALLGEKFPSMEVVTTHGVKKLPDDYAGKWFVLFSHPGDFTPVCTTEFVSFSKKADEFKKLNTELIGLSVDQVFSHIKWIEWIKDKTDVEVPFPVIADELGRTASALGMIHPSKGTNTVRAVFIVDDKGVVRLIMYYPQEVGRNVDEVLRSVKALQTADKNKVAVPENWPNNPLIGDKVIIPPVATEKLAKERLEQAQNGEIECFDWWFCYKKL; translated from the coding sequence ATGGAAGATGTAAAAAGAATGGCGCTATTAGGAGAAAAATTTCCATCCATGGAAGTAGTAACTACACATGGAGTAAAAAAACTGCCTGATGATTATGCCGGAAAATGGTTTGTGCTATTTAGCCACCCCGGAGATTTTACCCCGGTATGTACTACTGAATTTGTAAGCTTTTCAAAAAAGGCAGACGAGTTTAAGAAATTAAATACTGAACTTATTGGTCTATCAGTAGATCAAGTGTTTTCACATATAAAATGGATTGAATGGATTAAGGATAAAACCGATGTAGAAGTTCCTTTTCCAGTCATCGCCGATGAATTGGGAAGAACAGCTTCCGCACTTGGCATGATACATCCTAGTAAAGGTACTAATACCGTAAGAGCTGTATTCATAGTAGATGATAAAGGTGTAGTAAGACTAATAATGTATTACCCGCAGGAGGTGGGACGTAATGTGGATGAAGTCTTAAGATCCGTAAAGGCATTACAGACTGCTGATAAAAATAAAGTAGCCGTTCCTGAAAACTGGCCAAATAACCCCCTAATCGGTGATAAGGTCATAATTCCCCCGGTAGCTACTGAAAAGCTAGCAAAAGAACGCCTTGAGCAGGCTCAAAATGGAGAAATAGAATGTTTCGACTGGTGGTTCTGCTACAAAAAACTATGA
- a CDS encoding TIGR03905 family TSCPD domain-containing protein produces the protein MYQFSPKGVCSRDIKFDIVDGRITKVQFTGGCNGNLQGISKLVEGMEVEEAIKRLSGIRCGSKSTSCPDQFSKALLQFKGAGV, from the coding sequence ATGTATCAGTTTTCACCAAAAGGGGTTTGCTCAAGGGATATAAAATTCGATATAGTAGATGGCAGGATAACGAAGGTGCAATTTACAGGGGGCTGTAATGGAAATCTACAGGGTATTTCCAAACTAGTTGAAGGTATGGAGGTTGAAGAGGCGATAAAGAGGCTTTCAGGTATAAGATGCGGAAGTAAGTCTACATCTTGTCCAGATCAGTTTTCCAAGGCGCTTTTGCAATTTAAAGGGGCGGGAGTTTAA
- a CDS encoding RNA polymerase sigma factor, producing MEYMYKDLVKMAKKGDTNASKYIIGKLNPLICSAINRYAYKMERDDAYQEAVIIIMDCIKSYDEKLQVPFLSYVKSKLYYGMLNISKKYRPLISLDKSIGDEDALTYIDILEDENADIWNIYVKTEDFKMLYKAIDRLSQKQKEVILLYFFNELSLKEIASIRGVHYKTVLGLKNRAIQALRRELY from the coding sequence ATGGAATATATGTATAAGGATTTGGTAAAAATGGCCAAAAAAGGTGATACCAACGCATCTAAATATATTATAGGAAAGCTTAATCCCCTTATATGTTCTGCTATAAATCGCTATGCCTATAAGATGGAACGGGATGATGCATACCAAGAAGCAGTTATCATAATAATGGATTGTATTAAAAGCTACGACGAAAAACTTCAAGTACCATTTTTGTCATATGTAAAATCAAAACTTTATTATGGCATGCTCAATATATCAAAAAAATATCGTCCCCTGATTTCATTGGATAAATCCATAGGTGATGAAGATGCTTTGACTTATATAGATATTTTAGAAGACGAAAATGCTGACATATGGAATATTTATGTAAAGACAGAGGATTTTAAAATGCTTTATAAGGCCATAGATAGGCTGTCACAAAAACAAAAGGAGGTAATTTTACTATACTTTTTTAATGAATTAAGTTTGAAAGAGATAGCCAGTATAAGGGGGGTACACTATAAAACGGTACTGGGACTAAAAAATAGGGCAATACAAGCACTAAGGCGGGAGCTTTATTAA
- a CDS encoding CAP domain-containing protein yields MKKKIVAILSVLLIGVLFVGNGLPGINESALAACNYQTSQTIIRSCPTLNIKSYTGTYLPIITITRQGNIWDIVYKNNNWYTVNSNKNAAQTDGEKTETKQETTTQPKTETKPETTTQPKQETPSQPVTQGLSTEQTRMLELINEERTKAGVKPLTWDIELANVANVKAKDMVDNNYFAHESPNYGSPFDMMKKFGIKYYAAGENIAGYNNVDKAHVGLMNSDGHRKNILNPNFTHVGIGVQKSSKYGYVFVQMFIGK; encoded by the coding sequence ATGAAAAAGAAAATTGTAGCTATATTATCAGTATTGTTAATAGGTGTATTATTTGTAGGCAATGGACTCCCAGGAATTAACGAAAGTGCACTCGCTGCTTGTAATTATCAAACGTCCCAAACGATAATAAGATCATGTCCTACTTTAAATATTAAATCATATACAGGTACTTATTTGCCTATTATAACTATTACTAGGCAAGGAAATATATGGGACATAGTTTATAAAAATAATAATTGGTATACTGTAAACAGCAATAAAAACGCTGCACAAACTGATGGAGAAAAAACTGAGACTAAACAAGAAACTACCACACAGCCAAAGACAGAAACCAAACCAGAAACTACTACTCAACCAAAGCAAGAGACTCCATCTCAACCTGTTACACAAGGATTAAGTACAGAGCAAACAAGAATGCTGGAGCTTATAAACGAAGAGAGAACCAAGGCGGGAGTAAAACCCCTTACATGGGATATAGAACTTGCAAACGTTGCAAATGTAAAGGCTAAAGATATGGTAGACAACAACTACTTTGCCCATGAATCCCCTAACTATGGCAGTCCCTTTGATATGATGAAAAAATTTGGTATAAAATATTATGCAGCCGGTGAAAACATTGCAGGATACAATAATGTGGATAAGGCCCATGTAGGGCTTATGAATTCCGATGGCCATAGAAAAAATATTCTAAACCCCAATTTTACACATGTAGGTATAGGGGTACAAAAGAGTTCTAAATATGGATATGTGTTTGTTCAAATGTTTATAGGAAAGTAA
- the polA gene encoding DNA polymerase I: MRDNKILMVIDGNSLMHRAFYAIPPLSTKKGIYTNAVYGFMNMLFKLIEEYHPEYIGVAFDRKAPTFRHKEYKEYKGTRQKTPEILVPQFDTLKKLLSAMNIAIYERDGYEADDILGTFARIAGEKGMKAYLVTGDRDALQLIDENVNVLMTKKGITDIRIYDEKALHEDYGITPAQVIEMKSLMGDSSDNIPGVPGVGKKTAFKLINKYGTLENVYAHIDEISGKKLKENLEKYKAQAFLSKRLATIIKDAPVDISIADCCYDIPNSLELKELLMELEFSSILSRLDFDMKSESEKPDIKRPKTVINIEDASSLKDVLSSIKAGDTIALLVEDDGLSIASNKDRVYMVPITHNLIDMGLNYNEVMDILKSILEDRDVKKITHDAKKLMVKLSKEGICLDGVYFDTFIAAYLIESTKEKYDMAQLMYDYTGLNIDRVDASDILILYTAMKHILKEHDMFTLYEQVEHPLITVLAQMEIEGFKVDKNILRELDKEFTESLNTLTSEIYDLAGEEFNINSPKQLGVILFEKLDLPVIKRTKTGYSTNIEVLEQLQGQHPIIDKVMDYRQIMKLKSTYVDGLLAVIDPEDGRIHSSFNQTVTATGRISSTEPNLQNIPVKVELGRQIRRVFVASSDDHVLLDADYSQIELRVLAHISEDPTFIEAFKNNQDIHARTASEIFNVSIDEVTPEQRGSAKAVNFGIVYGISDFGLARNLNISRNQAKTYIESYFARYPMVKEYMDNVVHEAKLKGYVTTLMGRRRNLPELNSRNFNIRSFGERVAMNTPIQGTAADIIKVAMNRVFYELKKRQLKSKLILQVHDELIVDTHKSELDEVRDIVKTEMQNAMELRVPLVVDIGVGYSWYDAK, encoded by the coding sequence ATGCGAGATAATAAAATATTAATGGTAATAGACGGAAACAGCCTTATGCATAGGGCTTTTTATGCAATCCCTCCCCTTAGTACAAAAAAGGGTATATATACAAATGCGGTATATGGATTTATGAATATGCTATTTAAGCTTATAGAAGAATATCATCCTGAATACATCGGGGTGGCCTTTGATAGGAAGGCGCCTACATTTAGACATAAGGAGTACAAGGAATACAAAGGCACTAGACAAAAAACGCCTGAAATACTAGTACCCCAATTTGATACATTAAAAAAGCTCCTATCAGCTATGAATATAGCCATATATGAACGGGACGGCTATGAAGCGGATGATATTCTAGGTACGTTTGCCCGCATAGCTGGGGAAAAGGGCATGAAGGCATATTTAGTTACTGGGGATCGTGATGCTTTGCAGCTTATAGATGAAAATGTAAATGTGCTTATGACTAAGAAAGGGATAACGGATATAAGGATATATGATGAAAAGGCTTTACATGAGGACTATGGCATTACCCCTGCACAGGTAATAGAGATGAAATCCCTTATGGGGGATAGCTCTGACAATATCCCCGGTGTACCTGGGGTGGGGAAAAAGACTGCATTTAAACTTATAAATAAGTACGGTACTTTAGAGAATGTATACGCGCATATAGACGAGATATCTGGGAAAAAGCTCAAAGAGAATTTAGAAAAATACAAGGCTCAGGCATTTTTGAGTAAAAGACTTGCTACCATAATCAAGGATGCACCGGTTGATATAAGTATTGCTGATTGCTGCTATGATATTCCAAACTCTTTAGAGTTAAAGGAACTGCTAATGGAATTAGAATTTAGCAGTATATTAAGTAGGTTGGATTTTGATATGAAATCGGAAAGTGAAAAGCCGGATATAAAGCGCCCTAAAACTGTTATAAATATAGAAGATGCTAGCTCACTTAAAGATGTATTGTCTTCTATTAAGGCGGGAGATACGATAGCACTCCTTGTTGAGGATGATGGGTTGAGCATCGCAAGTAATAAAGATAGGGTATATATGGTACCTATAACGCATAATCTCATAGACATGGGGCTTAACTATAATGAGGTAATGGATATTTTAAAATCAATTTTAGAAGATAGGGATGTAAAGAAGATAACCCATGATGCAAAAAAATTAATGGTAAAACTTTCTAAGGAAGGTATTTGTCTTGATGGAGTATATTTTGATACATTTATAGCGGCATATCTAATAGAATCTACCAAGGAGAAATATGATATGGCCCAGCTTATGTATGACTATACAGGATTGAATATAGATAGGGTTGATGCCTCGGATATACTTATTCTATATACCGCTATGAAGCATATCCTAAAGGAACATGATATGTTCACGCTCTATGAACAGGTGGAACACCCACTGATTACCGTGCTTGCACAAATGGAAATAGAGGGCTTTAAGGTGGATAAAAATATATTAAGGGAACTTGATAAGGAGTTTACAGAAAGTTTAAATACTTTGACGTCGGAAATATATGATCTGGCGGGAGAAGAGTTTAATATAAATTCACCAAAACAGCTAGGCGTAATACTGTTTGAAAAATTAGATCTGCCTGTTATAAAACGTACCAAGACGGGATATTCTACCAACATAGAAGTTTTAGAGCAATTGCAGGGACAGCATCCCATTATAGATAAGGTAATGGACTATAGGCAGATAATGAAGTTAAAATCTACCTATGTGGACGGACTATTGGCTGTAATAGATCCTGAAGATGGCAGGATACATTCCAGCTTTAACCAGACAGTAACGGCTACAGGCAGGATAAGCAGTACCGAACCAAATCTTCAAAATATTCCGGTCAAGGTAGAGCTTGGAAGGCAAATACGGCGGGTATTTGTAGCGAGCAGTGATGATCATGTGCTTTTAGATGCGGATTATTCTCAGATAGAACTTAGGGTGCTTGCCCATATATCAGAAGATCCTACTTTTATTGAGGCATTTAAAAACAATCAGGATATACATGCCAGAACCGCTTCTGAGATATTCAATGTATCTATTGACGAAGTAACACCTGAGCAAAGGGGTAGCGCTAAAGCAGTAAACTTTGGAATAGTATATGGTATAAGCGATTTTGGCCTGGCTAGAAATCTAAATATAAGCAGAAATCAGGCAAAGACTTATATAGAAAGTTATTTTGCTAGGTATCCAATGGTAAAGGAATACATGGATAATGTAGTTCATGAAGCCAAGTTAAAAGGATATGTTACCACGCTTATGGGAAGGAGAAGGAATCTTCCTGAGCTAAATTCAAGAAATTTCAATATTCGGTCATTTGGTGAGCGGGTAGCCATGAATACACCTATACAAGGGACTGCTGCCGATATAATAAAGGTGGCTATGAACCGGGTATTCTATGAGTTAAAAAAAAGACAGTTGAAATCTAAACTCATACTTCAGGTACATGATGAGCTTATAGTAGATACCCACAAGTCTGAATTGGATGAAGTTAGGGATATTGTGAAGACGGAGATGCAAAATGCAATGGAACTGAGGGTACCTCTAGTAGTTGATATAGGGGTAGGATATAGCTGGTATGATGCAAAATAG
- the coaE gene encoding dephospho-CoA kinase (Dephospho-CoA kinase (CoaE) performs the final step in coenzyme A biosynthesis.), with protein sequence MKVIGLTGGIACGKSTVSCILKELGAAIIDADEIARQIIKPGRPALGSIIDTFGDEYLRIDGGLDRKKLGDLVFSQPEALKLLNSIVHPAIVEEIKNTIIRLKGCTKYKAIVVDAALLIETGLTELVDEVWVVSVPYDIQLSRLKKRNNLTFKEARDRIESQMADSERLKYTDKIIDNSKSMEDTREQVLKLWHESIL encoded by the coding sequence ATGAAGGTAATAGGTCTTACCGGGGGCATTGCCTGTGGCAAGAGCACAGTGTCTTGCATTCTTAAAGAATTAGGTGCTGCTATAATAGATGCTGATGAGATAGCCAGGCAGATAATAAAGCCTGGTAGACCGGCACTTGGGAGTATTATAGATACCTTTGGGGATGAGTACCTAAGGATAGATGGAGGGCTTGATAGAAAAAAATTAGGAGATCTAGTTTTTAGTCAGCCTGAAGCTCTTAAGCTTTTAAACTCAATAGTACATCCGGCTATAGTAGAAGAGATAAAAAATACTATCATAAGACTAAAAGGATGCACTAAATACAAGGCTATAGTGGTGGACGCAGCCCTTTTGATAGAAACTGGATTAACTGAGCTAGTAGATGAGGTATGGGTAGTTTCTGTACCATATGACATACAACTTTCAAGGCTTAAAAAGAGGAATAATTTAACATTCAAAGAGGCTAGAGATAGAATTGAAAGTCAGATGGCTGATAGTGAGAGGCTTAAGTATACAGATAAGATAATAGATAATTCCAAAAGTATGGAAGATACAAGGGAACAGGTATTAAAATTATGGCATGAGAGTATCTTATAG
- a CDS encoding lytic transglycosylase domain-containing protein, protein MQKVLRMIKYILLFTTLALICIYAVYNSSWFQRKIYPLNYKDYIVKYSEEYELDPYLVMSVIWAESRFEPSATSHKGAAGLMQLMPDTAKWAAKKMGMKDYSDEIIYQPEVNIRLGCWYLNNLSRQFDGNVELMLAAYNGGSGNVRKWLGNKQFSADGQKLDNIPFEETKNYVSKVLNVYNRYKKLYRI, encoded by the coding sequence ATGCAGAAGGTATTGAGGATGATTAAATATATATTACTTTTTACTACGCTGGCATTGATATGCATCTATGCCGTGTATAATTCTTCCTGGTTTCAGAGAAAAATATATCCTTTAAATTATAAGGATTATATAGTAAAATATTCAGAGGAGTATGAATTAGATCCCTATCTAGTTATGTCCGTAATATGGGCTGAAAGTCGGTTTGAGCCTTCTGCTACTTCCCACAAAGGGGCAGCGGGTCTTATGCAGCTTATGCCGGATACGGCAAAATGGGCAGCAAAAAAAATGGGGATGAAAGATTATAGTGATGAAATTATCTATCAGCCTGAAGTTAATATACGTCTAGGATGCTGGTATTTAAATAACCTCTCTAGACAATTTGATGGCAATGTAGAGTTGATGCTGGCGGCATATAATGGCGGGAGCGGGAATGTAAGAAAATGGCTTGGCAACAAACAATTTAGTGCTGATGGACAAAAATTGGATAATATACCCTTTGAAGAGACTAAAAATTATGTGTCAAAGGTATTGAATGTGTATAATAGATATAAAAAATTGTACAGGATTTAG
- a CDS encoding ABC transporter substrate-binding protein — MGKRLLMLFMAIYMAVLPGCVAKTISVEEQQPLLEQSNKNKSEQAEETVPKKGGTLTIPLVQPDVFNPLMTKSKDMVNFLGLIFEGVMRYDQNQKPQPCLAESYEVSEDGTIWTFHLRKGVKWHDGTPFTSQDVKFTFDILRSGTLNSFYQNGIYANTYIQDLVPKDDYTICLNLNFPISNALDIMTFPVIPKAVYESVLPGAGIENIVPIGTGKYKMESTISIEDGEIRLVRNNDWWGKSPFIDTILVRIYEDNDKARAAFQTGSIDLVDTEVVFTNIYEQEPDVRLYRYLTSKYDFLAFNLRSPLFSDAKVRKALAYAIDRKEIMSMVFLNNGQAVDVPINPSSWLYDSSYRIYDYDPEKAVFMLKEAGWSDSDGDGILDKDIGGEKVNFKFTIKTNEDNDERRETALLIKRQLGEIGIQVDVEPVPWQEIQGDHIPKGSFDAILMGYYLSVFPDLEFILHSSGEQNFIKYTHPELDGLIFQSKTIYNEEELKDAYRQMQKLISIEMPIMSLYFRTACLVTKDKIGGIGIPRELDIYGGIEEWYIKR; from the coding sequence ATGGGAAAAAGGCTTTTAATGCTTTTTATGGCTATATATATGGCAGTATTGCCCGGTTGTGTAGCAAAAACTATAAGCGTAGAAGAACAGCAGCCTCTTTTGGAGCAGTCCAATAAGAATAAAAGTGAACAAGCGGAAGAAACTGTACCTAAAAAAGGTGGAACGCTTACTATACCACTAGTCCAGCCAGATGTATTTAACCCCCTTATGACAAAATCAAAGGATATGGTAAACTTCCTTGGACTTATATTCGAAGGGGTAATGAGGTATGACCAGAATCAAAAGCCGCAGCCATGCCTTGCAGAAAGCTATGAGGTATCTGAAGATGGCACCATATGGACATTTCATCTTCGTAAGGGTGTAAAATGGCATGATGGCACGCCCTTTACAAGTCAGGATGTAAAGTTTACATTTGATATTTTGAGATCGGGTACATTAAATAGCTTTTATCAAAATGGAATATATGCAAATACTTATATACAGGATCTTGTACCTAAAGATGACTACACTATATGTTTGAATTTGAATTTTCCTATTAGCAATGCACTTGATATAATGACTTTCCCAGTAATTCCAAAAGCAGTATATGAATCTGTATTGCCAGGCGCAGGTATAGAGAATATAGTTCCAATAGGTACGGGAAAATATAAGATGGAATCGACCATTTCAATTGAAGATGGGGAGATACGACTTGTAAGGAACAATGACTGGTGGGGCAAATCGCCATTTATAGATACTATCCTGGTAAGGATTTATGAGGATAATGACAAGGCTAGGGCGGCTTTTCAGACAGGAAGCATAGATTTGGTGGATACAGAGGTGGTTTTCACAAATATATATGAACAAGAACCAGATGTAAGACTTTATAGATATCTTACATCTAAGTATGATTTTTTAGCATTTAACTTAAGAAGTCCTTTATTCAGCGATGCAAAGGTGAGAAAGGCTCTTGCATATGCCATAGATCGCAAGGAAATAATGTCCATGGTTTTTTTGAATAATGGTCAGGCGGTAGACGTGCCTATTAATCCTAGTTCATGGTTATACGATAGTAGCTATAGGATCTATGACTATGATCCGGAGAAGGCAGTTTTTATGCTGAAAGAAGCTGGCTGGAGTGATAGTGATGGCGATGGGATACTGGATAAGGATATTGGAGGGGAAAAGGTAAATTTTAAATTTACCATAAAAACAAACGAAGATAATGATGAGCGGAGAGAAACTGCCCTTCTTATAAAGAGACAACTAGGAGAGATTGGTATACAGGTGGATGTAGAGCCTGTTCCTTGGCAGGAGATACAGGGAGATCATATACCTAAAGGATCTTTTGACGCCATACTTATGGGATATTATCTATCGGTATTTCCAGATTTGGAGTTTATACTCCATTCAAGTGGTGAGCAAAATTTTATAAAGTATACCCATCCTGAACTCGATGGTCTTATATTCCAATCAAAGACAATATATAATGAAGAAGAGCTAAAGGATGCATATAGGCAAATGCAAAAGCTTATAAGCATTGAAATGCCCATTATGAGTCTATATTTTCGTACAGCTTGTTTAGTTACTAAGGACAAGATAGGTGGAATAGGAATTCCAAGGGAATTAGATATATATGGGGGCATCGAAGAATGGTATATTAAGAGATAA
- a CDS encoding undecaprenyl diphosphate synthase family protein — protein sequence MSKYIFQRIPTHVGVIPDGNRRWAERNGMSKEKGYDYGIAPGFRLYEMCIEQGIQELTLYGFTQDNTKRPVIQRKAFQKACVDAVGTLANRDADLLVVGNTKSPMFPKELLPYTKERVRFGKGLIKVNFLVNYSWQWDLHQAISAINNGQVLKTGRNITDLIGSSQISRVDLMVRWGGRRRLSGFLPVQSIYSDFYVLEALWPDFKDVHFLDALRWYQKQDITLGG from the coding sequence TTGAGTAAGTATATATTTCAAAGAATACCCACCCATGTAGGTGTAATTCCAGACGGCAACAGGAGATGGGCAGAGCGCAACGGCATGTCAAAGGAAAAGGGATATGATTATGGTATAGCTCCGGGATTTAGACTTTATGAAATGTGTATAGAACAGGGCATACAAGAACTTACATTATATGGATTTACGCAGGATAATACAAAGCGCCCTGTTATTCAGCGCAAGGCTTTTCAAAAAGCGTGTGTAGATGCGGTAGGTACTTTGGCCAACAGAGATGCAGATCTATTGGTGGTAGGTAATACTAAGTCTCCGATGTTTCCAAAGGAACTGTTGCCATATACAAAAGAACGGGTAAGATTCGGGAAGGGGCTTATAAAGGTAAATTTTCTTGTGAATTATAGTTGGCAATGGGATTTACATCAAGCCATCTCTGCAATAAACAATGGGCAAGTACTAAAGACGGGTAGAAATATAACTGATCTTATAGGGTCATCACAAATATCCAGGGTGGATCTAATGGTAAGATGGGGTGGAAGACGGCGCCTTAGTGGTTTTTTACCAGTACAGAGCATATACTCTGATTTTTATGTATTAGAGGCCCTTTGGCCTGATTTTAAGGATGTCCATTTTTTAGATGCCCTTAGATGGTATCAGAAGCAGGATATAACCCTTGGTGGTTGA